The proteins below are encoded in one region of Portunus trituberculatus isolate SZX2019 chromosome 17, ASM1759143v1, whole genome shotgun sequence:
- the LOC123505247 gene encoding transient receptor potential channel pyrexia-like isoform X2, whose protein sequence is MMFVREGFQLKCRRIHYFKNFNNILDLLLPAMVLVLIFTPENFSGQFAAWVIIAAWLQVMLTVGRAPYFTLYIKMLSCVFMNYLTLMPLFIFLITGFTLSLALTNQHYYEKKHENENRSFWEMFPKTISMSMGELDYSSLSKEFPTSVMARISAVFVFFAFVFGIIMVTMNVMNGLAVISTKEVKDEAELYKLISQLELIFMAEAFIQMCPRLGSFLGNTQFLSRSHNASCLLACINKDPKELILCTKEQEKGTRERLTKLDNDTADSLRYLRLLYLKEEKASKRLEEEKWLKLEESVKQINAMVHDLVNKLTPAQGAELHSEQ, encoded by the exons ATGATGTTTGTGCGCGAGGGATTTCAGTTAAAGTGTCGCAGAATACATTACTTCAAGAACTTTAACAACATCCTGGATTTACTGTTACCAGCAATGGTGTTGGTTTTGATCTTCACGCCGGAAAACTTCTCGGGCCAATTTGCTGCTTGGGTCATAATTGCCGCCTG GTTGCAGGTCATGCTGACGGTGGGCCGCGCGCCTTACTTCACCCTCTACATCAAAATGTTGAGTTGTGTCTTCATGAATTACCTGACGTTGATGCcgctcttcatcttcctcatcactGGCTTCACCCTGAGTTTAGCCCTCACCAACCAACACTACTAC gaaaagaaacatgagaATGAAAATCGCAGCTTTTGGGAGATGTTCCCCAAGACAATTTCTATGTCGATGGGCGAGCTTGACTACTCTTCTTTAAGTAAAGAGTTCCCCACATCGGTGATGGCGAGGATCTCCGCTGTTTTCGTGTTCTTTGCGTTCGTCTTTGGCATCATCATGGTGACGATGAACGTGATGAACGGCCTGGCTGTGATCAGCACAAAG GAAGTGAAGGATGAGGCAGAGTTGTACAAACTCATCTCGCAGCTCGAACTGATTTTCATGGCGGAGGCCTTCATACAGATGTGTCCCCGCCTGGGCTCCTTCCTAGGCAATACACAGTTCTTGTCAAGATCCCACAATGCTTCCTGTCTTCTGGCCTGTATCAACAAGGATCCAAAAGAACTCATACTGTGCACCAAGGAGCAGGAAAAAGGCACACGCGAGCGCCTCACTAAGCTGGACAATGACACAGCGGACTCCTTGAG GTACCTCCGGCTGCTGTACctcaaggaagagaaggcaagcAAGCGCCTCGAGGAAGAGAAGTGGCTGAAGCTTGAGGAGTCCGTGAAGCAGATCAATGCCATGGTGCACGATCTTGTCAATAAACTGACACCTGCACAGGGCGCTGAGTTGCATTCTGAACAGTAA
- the LOC123505094 gene encoding uncharacterized protein LOC123505094: MGERERDYDKLSVTRLNSDLSCLSSRWRYIHEFTWCNLHLSITCCRPHLPFTLPVKRAASDMNDGGRLSWSAVKTVITFVICVTVTILIACGVFIPAIVLGLVGAVVGVIFFAVKQSRKMKYTPNQSTGPDQSTEPDTGTLYTISATPRLSFLQVTQPRPPHLRQPLPQETHTSTIPPTNRPPSFSTTSLSSQLSHAYYTHSSSFSSLSPYIASVSVEGRHHNTFPSLRTPSVTLGINASDAAQDAGRQAANQSPPAYVEVVDDDMDPPSPPTRFHTTAAAGGSNGQVFGPSSDGLPSYETVVATRQTRGDDPPPYTPS, from the exons ATGGGGGAAAGGGAGCGTGATTACGATAAGCTATCAGTCACGAGGCTGAACAGCGATCTTTCCTGCTTGTCTTCCCGCTGGAGATATATACATGAATTCACCTGGTGCAACCTCCACCTCTCGATCACCTGCTGCAGGCCTCACCTGCCCTTCACCCTGCCTGTAAAAAGAGCCGCCTCTGATATGAAT GACGGTGGAAGATTGTCCTGGTCTGCAGTCAAGACTGTAATCACCTTCGTCATTTGCGTCACAGTCACTATTCTAATTGCGTGCGGTGTCTTCATTCCAGCCATTGTTTTGG GATTAGTGGGAGCAGTAGTTGGTGTAATCTTCTTCGCTGTCAAACAGTCAAGAAAAATGAAGTATACTCCAAATCAAAGCACCGGGCCTGATCAAAGCACCGAGCCTGACACAGGGACTCTATACACCATCAGTGCAACGCCACGCCTTTCCTTCCTGCAGGTCACGCAGCCCCGGCCGCCGCACCTCCGTCAACCCTTGCCACAGGAGACACATACAAGTACGATACCACCTACGAATCGTCCCCCATCTTTCTCTACAACAAGCCTGTCCTCGCAGCTGAGTCACGCGTACTACACACACTCTTCCAGTTTCTCATCACTCTCGCCGTACATCGCTTCCGTGTCAGTGGAGGGACGGCACCacaacaccttcccttccctgaggACTCCGTCCGTCACTTTAGGTATCAACGCATCTGATGCCGCCCAAGACGCAGGGAGGCAGGCGGCGAACCAGTCGCCTCCAGCTTATGTAGAGGTTGTAGACGATGACATGgacccgccatcaccaccaacacggtTTCATACAACCGCTGCCGCCGGTGGTAGTAACGGGCAGGTGTTTGGTCCCTCTTCAGATGGGCTGCCGAGTTACGAAACGGTGGTGGCTACGAGGCAAACGCGCGGCGATGACCCGCCTCCCTACACTCCGTCCTGA
- the LOC123505247 gene encoding serine/threonine-protein phosphatase 6 regulatory ankyrin repeat subunit C-like isoform X1 — MATTSDNLMIPLEPLEQDKKDELKEHLTQRRFSVTDQDISLHSLVELREKWCLNLFLDFIENKENKHEYLEAPDSDGRTPLLTAVRCKQPEALKKLLDAGANINARDERGYGVLHHLVLKFSDDNPQTEEQQQQQEEEQEPLLKMLELLLSSRYVEILELEPHGGLYRETPLEFAASRLKKGYEPLGLYKLEDMLKKAVKQKKENHSLKSKMAKVVDLIIRDSSGDEVRKVLVDMKNNELWKIANQKIGRYSLLFYAVHASNSSVVKVLLESGADPWKEESWARELPLHRAAAKGNVEIFTILLEKMIDLKGNKSLEKYSYSLIKKLLENGNMKGKDMDHMKCFHLLLKKGVIQDVNQISSGKTPLCLAAEYNNEEMILGLLEAGAFIGARKDSEKDDRTIWDILPQGILPRAMDRLITQEKNKQEEKKKKEEGKKLIRQETGNENEEEVVKRKDYTLRLDYCFLLPPHQESDSNEPMKEMKTLMDMHDSGKHRDAIKHPLVKTLLQAKWSKAKRFHKIDLAFCFLFVGLLSVFAYLLKDLQERMHITMYILKGLLGFLS; from the coding sequence ATGGCAACTACCTCAGACAACCTGATGATACCCCTGGAGCCACTGGAGCAAGACAAGAAGGATGAATTAAAGGAACATCTAACGCAACGACGTTTCTCAGTCACTGACCAGGACATCTCCCTACACTCACTTGTCGAACTTAGAGAAAAATGGTGCCTTAATCTCTTCCTCGATTTcatagagaataaagaaaacaaacatgaatattTAGAGGCGCCTGACAGTGACGGAAGGACGCCTCTGCTGACAGCAGTACGTTGCAAACAACCTGAAGCACTGAAAAAACTACTCGATGCTGGAGCCAACATCAATGCGCGCGATGAAAGGGGCTATGGGGTGCTGCACCACTTGGTACTTAAGTTTTCTGATGACAATCCACAgacagaggagcagcagcagcagcaggaagaggagcaagagccCTTACTGAAGATGTTGGAACTGCTGCTCTCTTCCCGATATGTCGAGATCTTGGAATTAGAGCCCCATGGTGGCCTTTACAGGGAGACCCCGCTGGAGTTCGCCGCCTCCAGGCTGAAGAAAGGGTACGAACCTCTAGGGCTCTACAAACTTGAGGATATGCTCAAGAAAGCAGtgaaacagaagaaggaaaatcatTCTTTAAAGTCCAAAATGGCCAAGGTAGTTGACTTGATTATCAGGGATAGTAGCGGGGATGAGGTGAGAAAAGTGTTGGTAGATATGAAAAACAATGAACTTTGGAAAATCGCAAACcaaaagataggtagatatagTCTACTGTTTTACGCCGTGCACGCTAGCAACAGCTCGGTGGTGAAGGTGTTGTTAGAGTCCGGCGCAGATCCCTGGAAAGAAGAAAGCTGGGCGAGGGAGTTGCCCCTCCACCGCGCCGCCGCCAAGGGTAACGTTGAGATCTTTACCATACTTCTGGAGAAAATGATAGATCTTAAAGGCAACAAAAGCCTAGAGAAGTACAGCTACAGCCTAATCAAAAAGCTGCTGGAAAATGGTAATATGAAAGGTAAGGATATGGACCATATGAAGTGCTTCCATCTTTTGTTAAAAAAAGGTGTCATCCAGGATGTTAATCAGATATCCAGTGGCAAGACGCCGCTATGCTTGGCGGCTGAATACAACAATGAGGAGATGATACTTGGGTTGCTGGAGGCTGGTGCCTTTATTGGAGCCAGAAAGGACTCAGAAAAGGACGACCGCACCATCTGGGACATCTTGCCACAAGGAATTCTGCCACGGGCTATGGACAGACTGATCACACAGGAGAAGaacaagcaggaggagaagaaaaagaaagaagaaggaaaaaaacttatCAGACAGGAGACAGGaaacgagaacgaggaggaagtggtgaaaaggaaagactaCACGCTACGCCTTGActattgctttcttcttccaccacaccAGGAAAGTGATAGTAACGAAccgatgaaagaaatgaagacgcTGATGGATATGCACGACAGTGGGAAGCACCGCGACGCCATCAAACACCCGCTGGTCAAGACACTTTTGCAAGCCAAGTGGAGCAAGGCTAAGAGGTTCCACAAAATTGATCTggccttttgtttcctcttcgtgGGGTTGCTGAGTGTATTTGCGTACTTGCTTAAAGATCTGCAGGAAAGAATGCACATCACAATGTACATACTGAAGGGGCTGCTGGGGTTTTTATCGTAA
- the LOC123505247 gene encoding transient receptor potential channel pyrexia-like isoform X3, whose product MMFVREGFQLKCRRIHYFKNFNNILDLLLPAMVLVLIFTPENFSGQFAAWVIIAAWLQVMLTVGRAPYFTLYIKMLSCVFMNYLTLMPLFIFLITGFTLSLALTNQHYYEKKHENENRSFWEMFPKTISMSMGELDYSSLSKEFPTSVMARISAVFVFFAFVFGIIMVTMNVMNGLAVISTKEVKDEAELYKLISQLELIFMAEAFIQMCPRLGSFLGNTQFLSRSHNASCLLACINKDPKELILCTKEQEKGTRERLTKLDNDTADSLRCEPPCTSGCCTSRKRRQASASRKRSG is encoded by the exons ATGATGTTTGTGCGCGAGGGATTTCAGTTAAAGTGTCGCAGAATACATTACTTCAAGAACTTTAACAACATCCTGGATTTACTGTTACCAGCAATGGTGTTGGTTTTGATCTTCACGCCGGAAAACTTCTCGGGCCAATTTGCTGCTTGGGTCATAATTGCCGCCTG GTTGCAGGTCATGCTGACGGTGGGCCGCGCGCCTTACTTCACCCTCTACATCAAAATGTTGAGTTGTGTCTTCATGAATTACCTGACGTTGATGCcgctcttcatcttcctcatcactGGCTTCACCCTGAGTTTAGCCCTCACCAACCAACACTACTAC gaaaagaaacatgagaATGAAAATCGCAGCTTTTGGGAGATGTTCCCCAAGACAATTTCTATGTCGATGGGCGAGCTTGACTACTCTTCTTTAAGTAAAGAGTTCCCCACATCGGTGATGGCGAGGATCTCCGCTGTTTTCGTGTTCTTTGCGTTCGTCTTTGGCATCATCATGGTGACGATGAACGTGATGAACGGCCTGGCTGTGATCAGCACAAAG GAAGTGAAGGATGAGGCAGAGTTGTACAAACTCATCTCGCAGCTCGAACTGATTTTCATGGCGGAGGCCTTCATACAGATGTGTCCCCGCCTGGGCTCCTTCCTAGGCAATACACAGTTCTTGTCAAGATCCCACAATGCTTCCTGTCTTCTGGCCTGTATCAACAAGGATCCAAAAGAACTCATACTGTGCACCAAGGAGCAGGAAAAAGGCACACGCGAGCGCCTCACTAAGCTGGACAATGACACAGCGGACTCCTTGAGGTGCGAGCCTCCCT GTACCTCCGGCTGCTGTACctcaaggaagagaaggcaagcAAGCGCCTCGAGGAAGAGAAGTGGCTGA
- the LOC123505247 gene encoding uncharacterized protein LOC123505247 isoform X6 has product MLTVGRAPYFTLYIKMLSCVFMNYLTLMPLFIFLITGFTLSLALTNQHYYEKKHENENRSFWEMFPKTISMSMGELDYSSLSKEFPTSVMARISAVFVFFAFVFGIIMVTMNVMNGLAVISTKEVKDEAELYKLISQLELIFMAEAFIQMCPRLGSFLGNTQFLSRSHNASCLLACINKDPKELILCTKEQEKGTRERLTKLDNDTADSLRYLRLLYLKEEKASKRLEEEKWLKLEESVKQINAMVHDLVNKLTPAQGAELHSEQ; this is encoded by the exons ATGCTGACGGTGGGCCGCGCGCCTTACTTCACCCTCTACATCAAAATGTTGAGTTGTGTCTTCATGAATTACCTGACGTTGATGCcgctcttcatcttcctcatcactGGCTTCACCCTGAGTTTAGCCCTCACCAACCAACACTACTAC gaaaagaaacatgagaATGAAAATCGCAGCTTTTGGGAGATGTTCCCCAAGACAATTTCTATGTCGATGGGCGAGCTTGACTACTCTTCTTTAAGTAAAGAGTTCCCCACATCGGTGATGGCGAGGATCTCCGCTGTTTTCGTGTTCTTTGCGTTCGTCTTTGGCATCATCATGGTGACGATGAACGTGATGAACGGCCTGGCTGTGATCAGCACAAAG GAAGTGAAGGATGAGGCAGAGTTGTACAAACTCATCTCGCAGCTCGAACTGATTTTCATGGCGGAGGCCTTCATACAGATGTGTCCCCGCCTGGGCTCCTTCCTAGGCAATACACAGTTCTTGTCAAGATCCCACAATGCTTCCTGTCTTCTGGCCTGTATCAACAAGGATCCAAAAGAACTCATACTGTGCACCAAGGAGCAGGAAAAAGGCACACGCGAGCGCCTCACTAAGCTGGACAATGACACAGCGGACTCCTTGAG GTACCTCCGGCTGCTGTACctcaaggaagagaaggcaagcAAGCGCCTCGAGGAAGAGAAGTGGCTGAAGCTTGAGGAGTCCGTGAAGCAGATCAATGCCATGGTGCACGATCTTGTCAATAAACTGACACCTGCACAGGGCGCTGAGTTGCATTCTGAACAGTAA
- the LOC123505247 gene encoding transient receptor potential channel pyrexia-like isoform X4, whose protein sequence is MMFVREGFQLKCRRIHYFKNFNNILDLLLPAMVLVLIFTPENFSGQFAAWVIIAAWLQVMLTVGRAPYFTLYIKMLSCVFMNYLTLMPLFIFLITGFTLSLALTNQHYYEKKHENENRSFWEMFPKTISMSMGELDYSSLSKEFPTSVMARISAVFVFFAFVFGIIMVTMNVMNGLAVISTKEVKDEAELYKLISQLELIFMAEAFIQMCPRLGSFLGNTQFLSRSHNASCLLACINKDPKELILCTKEQEKGTRERLTKLDNDTADSLSREKRG, encoded by the exons ATGATGTTTGTGCGCGAGGGATTTCAGTTAAAGTGTCGCAGAATACATTACTTCAAGAACTTTAACAACATCCTGGATTTACTGTTACCAGCAATGGTGTTGGTTTTGATCTTCACGCCGGAAAACTTCTCGGGCCAATTTGCTGCTTGGGTCATAATTGCCGCCTG GTTGCAGGTCATGCTGACGGTGGGCCGCGCGCCTTACTTCACCCTCTACATCAAAATGTTGAGTTGTGTCTTCATGAATTACCTGACGTTGATGCcgctcttcatcttcctcatcactGGCTTCACCCTGAGTTTAGCCCTCACCAACCAACACTACTAC gaaaagaaacatgagaATGAAAATCGCAGCTTTTGGGAGATGTTCCCCAAGACAATTTCTATGTCGATGGGCGAGCTTGACTACTCTTCTTTAAGTAAAGAGTTCCCCACATCGGTGATGGCGAGGATCTCCGCTGTTTTCGTGTTCTTTGCGTTCGTCTTTGGCATCATCATGGTGACGATGAACGTGATGAACGGCCTGGCTGTGATCAGCACAAAG GAAGTGAAGGATGAGGCAGAGTTGTACAAACTCATCTCGCAGCTCGAACTGATTTTCATGGCGGAGGCCTTCATACAGATGTGTCCCCGCCTGGGCTCCTTCCTAGGCAATACACAGTTCTTGTCAAGATCCCACAATGCTTCCTGTCTTCTGGCCTGTATCAACAAGGATCCAAAAGAACTCATACTGTGCACCAAGGAGCAGGAAAAAGGCACACGCGAGCGCCTCACTAAGCTGGACAATGACACAGCGGACTCCTTGAG ccgTGAGAAGCGAGGCTGA
- the LOC123505247 gene encoding uncharacterized protein LOC123505247 isoform X5, with product MERLQVMLTVGRAPYFTLYIKMLSCVFMNYLTLMPLFIFLITGFTLSLALTNQHYYEKKHENENRSFWEMFPKTISMSMGELDYSSLSKEFPTSVMARISAVFVFFAFVFGIIMVTMNVMNGLAVISTKEVKDEAELYKLISQLELIFMAEAFIQMCPRLGSFLGNTQFLSRSHNASCLLACINKDPKELILCTKEQEKGTRERLTKLDNDTADSLRYLRLLYLKEEKASKRLEEEKWLKLEESVKQINAMVHDLVNKLTPAQGAELHSEQ from the exons ATGGAGAG GTTGCAGGTCATGCTGACGGTGGGCCGCGCGCCTTACTTCACCCTCTACATCAAAATGTTGAGTTGTGTCTTCATGAATTACCTGACGTTGATGCcgctcttcatcttcctcatcactGGCTTCACCCTGAGTTTAGCCCTCACCAACCAACACTACTAC gaaaagaaacatgagaATGAAAATCGCAGCTTTTGGGAGATGTTCCCCAAGACAATTTCTATGTCGATGGGCGAGCTTGACTACTCTTCTTTAAGTAAAGAGTTCCCCACATCGGTGATGGCGAGGATCTCCGCTGTTTTCGTGTTCTTTGCGTTCGTCTTTGGCATCATCATGGTGACGATGAACGTGATGAACGGCCTGGCTGTGATCAGCACAAAG GAAGTGAAGGATGAGGCAGAGTTGTACAAACTCATCTCGCAGCTCGAACTGATTTTCATGGCGGAGGCCTTCATACAGATGTGTCCCCGCCTGGGCTCCTTCCTAGGCAATACACAGTTCTTGTCAAGATCCCACAATGCTTCCTGTCTTCTGGCCTGTATCAACAAGGATCCAAAAGAACTCATACTGTGCACCAAGGAGCAGGAAAAAGGCACACGCGAGCGCCTCACTAAGCTGGACAATGACACAGCGGACTCCTTGAG GTACCTCCGGCTGCTGTACctcaaggaagagaaggcaagcAAGCGCCTCGAGGAAGAGAAGTGGCTGAAGCTTGAGGAGTCCGTGAAGCAGATCAATGCCATGGTGCACGATCTTGTCAATAAACTGACACCTGCACAGGGCGCTGAGTTGCATTCTGAACAGTAA